In a single window of the Anguilla rostrata isolate EN2019 chromosome 6, ASM1855537v3, whole genome shotgun sequence genome:
- the LOC135256607 gene encoding pre-mRNA-splicing factor 38B-like, whose amino-acid sequence MMANNTALATVNQPQQALNKPAASGKHGNVLPLWGNEKTMNLNPMILTNVLSSPYFKVQLYELKTYHEVVDEIYFKVTHVEPWEKGSRKTAGQTGMCGGVRGVGTGGIVSTAFCLLYKLFTLKLTRKQVMGLITHTDSPYIRALGFMYIRYTQPPADLVDWFDGFLDDEEELDVKAGGGCVMTIGEMLRSFLTKLEWFSTLFPRIPVPVQKAIDHQMKSRPRKVPQPEFQEPTPEEPARQAVRRRSRTPRRTPSPRRSPKRSRSRSHHREGRGRASFDRELERERDRQRKERDVGDKDRDRGHRGDRGGDKDRRRSLSLERRRSRSRERRRSQSAGRDKKNDRREKEKEREREGEGNRSRRKDRDHKDRDGEREREERSKDRRHKEDREEKREREERKAKRASRSKSREGRRRSESKGRADREARKRDGSRSKERSSKRSSAERAHRRSRSKERSNKRSHSKERSHKSNSSIEPSHKRSRSKERLHKSNSSIEPSHKRSHSKERSHKSNSSIEPSHKRSRSKERSTKHSGSKERSNKRSGSKERSNKRSGSKERSNKRSGSKERSRKSSRSKERSDKRSRSKERSHKRSSSIERSNRHSGSEEPKRSHSKEPSLQKEPTKGNGLSKDERERSVSSERKEGSLDS is encoded by the exons ATGATGGCAAACAACACGGCTTTAGCGACTGTGAATCAGCCGCAGCAGGCCTTGAATAAACCCGCTGCGTCTGGAAAACACGGAAATGTGTTGCCTTTGTGGGGCAACGAAAAGACAATGAACCTAAACCCAATGATTCTCACGAACGTGCTATCTTCGCCGTATTTCAAGGTGCAACTCTATGAGCTGAAGACTTACCATGAGGTCGTGGACGAAATCTACTTCAAG GTAACGCACGTAGAGCCGTGGGAGAAAGGCAGTAGGAAAACTGCGGGCCAGACTGGCATGTGCGGAGGG GTCCGTGGTGTTGGAACCGGAGGCATCGTCTCCACTGCATTCTGTCTACTGTACAAACTTTTTACCCTCAAGCTCACTCGTAAGCAGGTGATGggactcatcacacacacagactcgccCTACATCAGAGCCCTTGGCTTCATGTACATAAG ATATACACAACCCCCAGCTGACCTAGTGGATTGGTTTGACGGCTTCCTTGATGATGAGGAG GAGCTGGACGTGAAGGCCGGAGGTGGTTGCGTCATGACCATCGGAGAGATGCTGCGCTCCTTCTTAACCAAGCTGGAGTGGTTCTCCACTTTGTTCCCACGCATTCCTGTGCCTGTCCAGAAGGCCATTGACCACCAGATGAAGAGCCGGCCCAGGAAGGTCCCTCAGCCTGAGTTCCAGGAGCCGACCCCGGAGGAGCCCGCACGGCAGGCCGTACGCCGGCGCTCCAG GACTCCCAGGAGGACGCCGAGCCCTCGCCGGTCCCCGAAGAGGTCAAGGAGCAGGAGCCACCACCGCGAGGGCCGGGGGAGAGCCAGCTTTGACcgggagctggagagggagcgggacCGGCAGAGGAAGGAGCGGGACGTCGGGGACaaggacagagacagggggCACAGGGGGGACAGGGGTGGGGACAAAGACCGGCGGCGCTCCCTCAGCCTGGAGCGCCGGCGCAGCCGGAGCAGGGAGCGGCGGCGAAGCCAGAGCGCCGGCCGCGACAAGAAGAACGACCGccgggagaaggagaaggagagggagcgggagggcGAGGGCAACCGGAGCCGGAGGAAAGACCGCGACCACAAAGACAGGGacggagagcgggagagggaggagcggTCCAAGGACAGAAGGCATAaagaggacagggaggagaagagagagagggaggagaggaaagcaaAGAGAGCCAGCCGAAGCaagagcagggaggggagacGCAGGAGCGAGAGCAAGGGCCGGGCGGACAGGGAGGCTAGGAAGAGAGACGGCAGCCGGAGCAAGGAGCGGTCGAGCAAGCGCTCCAGCGCAGAGCGGGCACACAGACGCAGCCGCAGCAAAGAGCGGTCCAACAAGCGCAGCCACAGCAAGGAGCGGTCTCACAAGAGCAACAGCAGCATCGAGCCTTCACACAAGCGCAGCCGCAGCAAGGAGCGGTTGCACAAGAGCAACAGCAGCATCGAGCCTTCACACAAGCGCAGCCACAGCAAGGAGCGGTCTCACAAGAGCAACAGCAGCATCGAGCCTTCACACAAGCGCAGCCGCAGCAAGGAGCGGTCGACCAAGCACAGCGGCAGCAAGGAGCGGTCAAACAAGCGCAGCGGCAGCAAAGAGCGGTCGAACAAGCGCAGCGGCAGCAAGGAGCGGTCAAACAAGCGCAGCGGCAGCAAAGAGCGGTCGAGGAAGAGTAGCCGCAGCAAAGAGCGGTCAGACAAGCGAAGCCGCAGCAAGGAGCGGTCACACAAGCGCAGCAGCAGTATAGAGCGGTCGAACAGGCACAGCGGTAGCGAAGAGCCCAAACGTAGCCACAGCAAAGAGCCGTCGCTCCAGAAGGAGCCCACCAAGGGGAACGGGCTCAGTAAAGACGAGCGCGAAAGGAGTGTAAGCTCAGAGCGAAAGGAAGGATCACTGGACAGCTAA